Proteins encoded by one window of Gemmatimonadaceae bacterium:
- a CDS encoding plastocyanin/azurin family copper-binding protein translates to MRHAAQLALLLLLAVAGCGGSSTAPSTSNNNSGNPPPQNNPPSTSSDISVTNDYFDPISTTVAVGTKVTWTWNTCSSDGYGGQTCVSHSVLFDDGASAPTQQQGTWARTFTVAGTYKYHCTIHGQAMAGTIVVQ, encoded by the coding sequence ATGCGGCACGCCGCTCAACTCGCGCTGCTCCTGCTGCTCGCCGTGGCAGGATGTGGCGGGTCAAGCACTGCACCCAGCACCAGCAACAACAACAGTGGTAACCCGCCACCTCAGAACAATCCGCCGTCAACGAGCAGCGACATCAGCGTCACGAATGATTATTTCGATCCGATTTCGACGACAGTTGCCGTCGGAACGAAAGTGACGTGGACGTGGAACACGTGCTCGAGCGACGGCTACGGCGGCCAGACCTGCGTGAGCCACAGCGTTCTTTTCGACGACGGTGCGTCTGCTCCAACGCAGCAGCAGGGAACGTGGGCTCGGACGTTCACGGTGGCTGGCACGTATAAGTACCACTGCACCATTCACGGACAGGCCATGGCGGGGACGATCGTCGTGCAGTGA